A region from the Rosa rugosa chromosome 6, drRosRugo1.1, whole genome shotgun sequence genome encodes:
- the LOC133715303 gene encoding auxin-responsive protein SAUR32-like: protein MGTNFHLHLPHLHHHNSHKNKQVNGRDVPKGCLAIKVGQGEEQQRFVVPVIYFNHPLFIQLLKEAEEEYGFDQKGTISIPCHVEEFRYVQGMIDRERSVHSHHHHHHVGGCFRV from the coding sequence ATGGGTACAAATTTCCACCTACACCTccctcatcttcatcatcacaaCAGCCACAAGAACAAGCAGGTGAATGGCCGAGACGTTCCAAAAGGGTGTCTGGCAATCAAGGTGGGCCAGGGAGAAGAGCAGCAGAGGTTCGTGGTGCCTGTGATTTACTTCAATCACCCACTCTTCATTCAGCTCTTGAAGGAAGCCGAGGAGGAGTACGGGTTTGATCAGAAGGGCACCATCAGCATCCCTTGCCATGTGGAGGAGTTCCGGTACGTTCAGGGCATGATTGATAGGGAGCGGTCAGTCCACAgccatcaccatcaccaccacGTAGGAGGGTGCTTTAGGGTTTGA